In Qingshengfaniella alkalisoli, a single window of DNA contains:
- the rlmH gene encoding 23S rRNA (pseudouridine(1915)-N(3))-methyltransferase RlmH has protein sequence MKLTVCAVGRLRKGPEKALIDDYLTRLDRGGRALGLGPSEVREVDDRKGGGMSAEAQLLERACPDGAVRVMLDERGKQLSSPDFAAQLAKWRDEGRPEACFCIGGADGLDPSFRATADFKLSFGPMVWPHMLVRVMLAEQLYRAASILAGSPYHRV, from the coding sequence ATGAAGCTGACTGTTTGTGCGGTCGGACGCCTCCGGAAAGGTCCGGAAAAGGCGCTGATCGACGATTACCTGACGCGGCTCGACCGCGGCGGCCGGGCGCTAGGGCTGGGGCCTTCAGAAGTGCGCGAAGTCGACGACCGCAAGGGCGGCGGTATGTCGGCCGAGGCGCAGCTTCTGGAACGCGCCTGCCCTGATGGCGCCGTTCGTGTGATGCTCGATGAACGCGGCAAGCAGCTTTCTTCCCCTGATTTCGCGGCTCAACTCGCCAAGTGGCGTGATGAAGGTCGGCCCGAAGCGTGCTTCTGTATCGGTGGCGCGGACGGGCTTGACCCGTCCTTTCGGGCGACGGCCGATTTCAAACTGTCCTTCGGCCCGATGGTCTGGCCCCATATGCTGGTGCGCGTGATGCTGGCCGAACAGCTTTACCGCGCCGCTTCGATCCTGGCGGGCAGTCCGTATCATCGCGTCTGA
- the rsfS gene encoding ribosome silencing factor — MAELLDHIVTTLSDDKAEDIVKIDLRGRSEMADHMVIASGRSTRQVSALAQQLTDALKQDYGIICKTEGKDQGDWVLIDSGDVIVHIFRPEVRDFYQVEKMWQPAGAKTV, encoded by the coding sequence GTGGCCGAATTGCTGGACCACATCGTGACAACCCTTTCCGATGACAAAGCCGAAGACATCGTCAAGATCGACCTGCGAGGCCGGTCCGAGATGGCTGATCACATGGTGATCGCGTCGGGTCGTTCGACCCGTCAGGTGTCCGCACTGGCCCAACAGTTGACGGATGCGCTGAAGCAGGATTACGGCATCATCTGCAAGACCGAAGGGAAGGATCAGGGCGACTGGGTGTTGATCGATTCAGGCGACGTGATCGTGCATATCTTCCGCCCCGAGGTTCGGGACTTCTACCAGGTCGAAAAGATGTGGCAGCCTGCGGGAGCCAAGACCGTCTGA
- the leuC gene encoding 3-isopropylmalate dehydratase large subunit, with protein sequence MTAPKTLYDKIWDAHLVNEADDGTCLIYIDRHLVHEVTSPQAFEGLRMAGRMVRAPEKTIAVPDHNVPTTMGRENPDQMPEDSRVQVAALDKNAKDFGIHYYPVTDVRQGIVHIVGPENGWTLPGMTVVCGDSHTATHGAFGSLAHGIGTSEVEHVLATQTLIQKKSKNMKVEITGKLSPGVTAKDIVLTIIGETGTAGGTGYVIEYCGEAIRDLSMEGRMTICNMAIEGGARAGLIAPDQTTFDYVKGREHAPKGDDWDKAMEWWQTLYSDDDARWDKVVTIKGEDIAPTVTWGTSPEDALPITAIVPTPEDFTGGKVDAARRSLEYMGLKPGQKLTDIEIDTVFIGSCTNGRIEDLRAAAAVLKGKKVKDGMRAMVVPGSGLVRAQAEEEGLADIFKEAGFEWRLAGCSMCLAMNPDQLAPGERCAATSNRNFEGRQGRGGRTHLLSPAMAAAAAVTGKLTDIRELM encoded by the coding sequence ATGACCGCCCCGAAGACACTCTATGACAAGATCTGGGATGCCCATCTGGTGAATGAAGCCGATGATGGCACCTGCCTGATTTATATCGACCGCCATCTGGTCCACGAAGTGACCAGCCCGCAGGCTTTCGAGGGCCTGCGCATGGCCGGCCGCATGGTCCGCGCACCGGAAAAGACGATTGCGGTGCCGGATCACAACGTGCCCACCACGATGGGCCGCGAAAACCCCGACCAGATGCCCGAAGACAGCCGGGTTCAGGTGGCCGCGCTCGACAAGAACGCCAAGGATTTCGGCATCCACTACTACCCCGTCACGGATGTTCGTCAGGGGATCGTGCATATCGTCGGGCCGGAAAACGGCTGGACGCTGCCGGGGATGACCGTGGTCTGCGGTGACAGCCACACGGCGACCCACGGCGCGTTCGGTTCTCTGGCGCACGGGATCGGCACCTCCGAGGTGGAACACGTGCTGGCGACCCAGACGCTGATCCAGAAGAAGTCGAAGAACATGAAGGTCGAGATTACAGGCAAGCTTTCGCCCGGTGTCACGGCCAAGGATATCGTCCTGACGATCATCGGCGAAACCGGCACCGCCGGCGGCACCGGCTATGTCATAGAATACTGCGGCGAGGCGATCCGTGATCTGTCGATGGAAGGCCGGATGACGATCTGCAACATGGCGATCGAGGGCGGTGCCCGCGCTGGCCTGATCGCGCCGGACCAGACGACCTTCGACTACGTCAAGGGTCGTGAACACGCCCCCAAGGGGGACGACTGGGACAAGGCGATGGAATGGTGGCAGACGCTCTATTCCGACGATGACGCGCGTTGGGACAAGGTCGTGACGATCAAGGGCGAAGACATCGCGCCGACCGTTACCTGGGGCACGTCGCCCGAGGATGCGCTGCCGATCACTGCGATCGTGCCCACCCCCGAGGATTTCACCGGCGGCAAAGTCGACGCCGCACGTCGGTCGTTGGAGTACATGGGCCTCAAGCCCGGCCAGAAGCTGACGGATATCGAAATCGACACCGTCTTCATTGGCTCCTGCACCAATGGCCGGATCGAAGATCTGCGTGCCGCAGCCGCCGTGCTGAAAGGCAAGAAGGTCAAGGACGGCATGCGCGCCATGGTCGTGCCCGGATCCGGGCTGGTCCGTGCGCAGGCCGAAGAAGAAGGTCTGGCCGATATCTTCAAGGAAGCCGGTTTCGAATGGCGCCTTGCCGGATGTTCCATGTGCCTGGCCATGAACCCCGACCAGCTGGCACCCGGCGAACGTTGCGCAGCGACATCGAACCGCAATTTCGAGGGCCGTCAAGGCCGCGGCGGACGCACCCATCTGCTGAGCCCGGCAATGGCTGCTGCCGCTGCGGTAACAGGAAAGCTTACCGACATACGCGAATTGATGTAA
- a CDS encoding HdeD family acid-resistance protein translates to MKDWVKWLIVGILSIVFGVFALSNAVAASLAVTAVTGGLFIAMGVVQIIAAFRETSTGSKLLALLLGALMLFLGISFLWNPLEGMISLTMLVTILIAASGITRLFLSWQMKDTQFFWPMLISGALSVLLAAYIFANFAAASVSLLGILLGVELLFNGAGLVVLALFIRTFKNRHGG, encoded by the coding sequence ATGAAGGACTGGGTAAAATGGCTGATCGTCGGAATCCTGTCGATCGTGTTCGGCGTCTTTGCACTTAGCAATGCCGTAGCGGCCTCACTTGCGGTGACGGCGGTTACGGGTGGGCTGTTCATTGCGATGGGCGTCGTCCAGATCATCGCAGCGTTTCGCGAGACGAGCACCGGCAGCAAGCTGCTGGCGCTTCTGCTCGGTGCATTGATGCTGTTTCTGGGCATTTCCTTCCTGTGGAACCCGCTTGAAGGTATGATTTCGTTAACCATGCTGGTGACGATCCTGATCGCAGCCAGCGGCATCACACGCCTGTTCCTGAGCTGGCAAATGAAGGACACGCAGTTCTTCTGGCCCATGCTGATCTCTGGCGCATTGTCCGTGTTGCTCGCGGCCTACATCTTCGCCAATTTCGCGGCCGCGTCGGTTTCGCTTCTCGGCATCCTTCTGGGGGTAGAACTCCTGTTCAACGGCGCGGGGCTGGTCGTTCTGGCCCTGTTCATTCGAACATTCAAAAATCGTCATGGCGGCTAG